The following are from one region of the Channa argus isolate prfri chromosome 6, Channa argus male v1.0, whole genome shotgun sequence genome:
- the lrfn1 gene encoding leucine-rich repeat and fibronectin type III domain-containing protein 1, which produces MDRLVLCMLLCAALVKGYSCPGRCICQHLSPTLTLLCAKTGLLFVPPTIDRKTVELRLTDNFITIIRRKDFFNMTSLVHLTLSRNTISQITPQAFVGLRSLRALHMDGNRLSIIKSDHFKGLINLRHLILGNNQIHHVAPNSFDEFVSTIEDLDLSNNNLRSLPWEAIARMTNINTLTLDHNLIDHIEAGTFTLLTKLVRLDMTSNRLQKLPPDSLFQHAQVLSDAKGSSSSTLAVSFGGNPLHCNCELLWLRRLTREDDLETCASPEHLMDKYFWSIQEEEFICDPPLITKHLVTKPFVMEGQGVTLKCKAVGDPDPEIHWRSPDGKLVHNNSRTILYDNGTLDILITTLKDSGAFNCVASNAAGIATAAVEINMIPLPLFVNNTGHMREDPGLSDITTSSKSGNDTKGYDKQDRRVMVTELTSSSAVIHWPSERHIPGIRMYQIQYNSTADDTLVYRMIPSTSKNFLINDLAAGREYDLCVLAVYDDGITSLTATRVVGCVQFHTANEVSQCRFMHSQFLGGTMIIIIGGIIVASVLVFIIILMIRYKAYSSPEDAKTKVSSTMHSQTNGSQQRLQRSTSKQPSDEGQQEAQAPKECMALVLRVDNEKKEDPAAATGILEVELPPLTIEKMKRRTSLDAQRSGPLSEDTQTDSSLTGSTMSLCLIGPNAGTKEAPRLKDKKSALANMGLLPNELARTRHRFSFDGGDYSIFQSHSYPRRARTRWHKSTNQLNMESSPLANRRVTFSSTEWMLESTV; this is translated from the exons ATGGACCGGCTGGTTCTGTGCATGCTGCTTTGTGCAGCCCTGGTGAAGGGATACAGCTGCCCTGGCCGTTGCATCTGCCAGCACCTCTCCCCCACTCTGACTTTGCTCTGTGCTAAGACTGGTCTTTTGTTTGTGCCCCCCACCATCGACCGCAAGACCGTCGAGCTCCGACTCACTGACAACTTCATTACCATTATCCGGAGGAAAGACTTTTTCAACATGACTAGTTTGGTCCACCTCACCTTGTCCCGTAACACAATCAGCCAGATCACCCCCCAAGCCTTCGTCGGCCTGCGATCCCTGAGGGCGCTCCACATGGACGGGAATCGTCTGAGTATTATAAAGAGCGATCACTTCAAAGGCCTAATAAACCTGCGGCACCTCATCCTCGGAAACAACCAGATCCACCACGTTGCCCCTAACTCTTTTGATGAGTTTGTTTCCACTATAGAGGACTTGGATCTTTCAAATAACAACTTGCGCAGCCTGCCATGGGAAGCCATAGCCAGGATGACCAACATTAACACGCTCACGCTGGACCACAACCTGATTGACCACATTGAAGCTGGGACTTTTACCCTGCTCACCAAGCTGGTCCGCCTGGATATGACTTCTAACAGGCTGCAGAAGCTGCCACCAGACAGCCTGTTCCAACATGCCCAGGTCCTGTCTGATGCCAAGGGCTCCAGTTCCTCCACACTGGCTGTGAGCTTTGGTGGGAACCCTCTTCACTGCAACTGTGAGCTGCTGTGGCTCCGCAGGCTGACGAGAGAGGATGATCTGGAGACTTGTGCCTCACCGGAGCACCTCATGGACAAATACTTCTGGTCCATCCAGGAGGAGGAGTTTATCTGTGATCCTCCACTGATTACCAAACATCTTGTTACTAAGCCCTTCGTGATGGAAGGGCAGGGTGTGACTCTTAAATGCAAAGCCGTGGGGGATCCAGACCCAGAGATTCACTGGAGGTCTCCAGACGGCAAGTTGGTGCACAATAATTCCCGCACCATCCTGTATGATAATGGCACTCTTGATATTCTCATCACCACGCTGAAGGACAGTGGAGCGTTTAATTGTGTGGCGTCCAATGCCGCAGGCATTGCCACAGCTGCTGTTGAGATCAACATGATCCCCTTACCCTTGTTTGTTAACAACACAGGCCACATGCGTGAGGACCCTGGCCTCTCAGACATCACCACCTCCTCCAAATCTGGCAATGACACCAAGGGCTACGACAAGCAGGACAGGAGGGTGATGGTCACCGAGCTGACCTCGTCCTCCGCTGTGATCCATTGGCCATCTGAGCGCCATATCCCTGGCATCAGGATGTACCAGATTCAGTACAACAGCACAGCAGATGATACTTTGGTGTACAG AATGATCCCATCCACCAGCAAGAACTTCCTAATCAATGATCTGGCTGCAGGGCGGGAGTATGACCTTTGTGTGCTGGCAGTTTACGATGACGGTATCACATCATTAACAGCCACACGTGTTGTGGGCTGCGTGCAGTTCCACACGGCCAACGAGGTCAGCCAGTGTCGCTTCATGCACAGCCAGTTCCTAGGAGGCACTATGATCATCATTATTGGTGGCATAATAGTTGCTTCTGTGCTGGTGTTCATCATCATCCTGATGATCCGCTACAAGGCCTACAGCAGCCCAGAGGACGCCAAGACGAAGGTCAGCTCCACCATGCACTCGCAGACGAACGGAAGCCAGCAGCGACTTCAGCGATCGACCTCCAAGCAGCCATCTGATGAGGGTCAGCAAGAAGCCCAGGCGCCCAAAGAGTGCATGGCACTGGTGCTGAGGGTGGACAACGAGAAGAAGGAAGATCCAGCAGCCGCCACTGGCATCCTGGAGGTGGAGTTGCCTCCGCTCACCatagagaaaatgaagagaagaaCCAGCCTGGATGCCCAGCGCTCTGGTCCCCTGTCTGAGGACACGCAGACGGACAGTAGCCTAACAGGCTCCACCATGTCACTGTGTCTCATAGGCCCTAATGCTGGCACCAAGGAGGCTCCCAGGCTCAAGGACAAGAAAAGTGCCCTGGCTAACATGGGCTTGCTCCCTAATGAGCTGGCACGAACTAGGCACAGATTCTCTTTTGACGGTGGGGATTACTCCATATTTCAGAGTCACAGTTACCCACGCAGAGCGAGGACAAGGTGGCACAAGTCCACCAACCAGCTCAACATGGAATCATCGCCGCTCGCTAACAGGAGAGTTACGTTCAGCAGCACCGAGTGGATGCTAGAGAGCACAGTCTGA
- the nkapd1 gene encoding NKAP domain containing 1 produces MSKQPIGKTLLRNVIRHTDAHNKIQEEMEMWKMRDWEIQTSHNKQILDTECVRGRMHCDRVPDQSRGLSRSRERDSEQDNREAWYWTRKLYEFEAGDPDRWGHSGFRELYPEEFESDSKKNSSTKKIGRYKMKKSKSDTEATLSKHSKKSSRKKKKKKKKKDEEKRKKAKCSSSDDSSDDSSPTKDKQRRKRTKSRHKNKKSERSRGRAEDSS; encoded by the exons ATGTCCAAGCAGCCGATTGGGAAGACTTTGTTAAGAAATGTAATCCGCCACACAGATGCCCACAACAAG ATtcaggaggagatggagatgtGGAAAATGCGCGACTGGGAGATCCAGACGTCccacaacaaacaaatattagACACAGAGTGTGTGAG GGGGCGAATGCACTGTGACCGAGTGCCAGATCAATCTAGAGGCCTGAGTCGAAGCAGAGAGCGAGACTCAGAACAGGACAACAGAGAGGCTTGGTACTGGACTCGCAAATTGTATGAATTTGAGGCCGGTGATCCTGACAG ATGGGGACATAGTGGTTTCAGGGAGCTTTATCCTGAGGAGTTCGAAAGTGACAG taaaaaaaacagctcaacGAAGAAGATTGGCCgctataaaatgaaaaagtcgAAGTCTGACACAGAAGCCACCTTAtcaaaacactcaaagaaatCATCtcgaaagaagaagaagaaaaagaagaagaaggatgaAGAGAAACGTAAAAAAGCCAAGTGCTCGAGCAGTGATGACAGCAGTGATGACAGCAGCCCCACCAAAGACAagcagaggagaaaaaggaCTAAAAGTcgacacaaaaacaagaaaagtgaGAGAAGCAGGGGAAGAGCTGAGGACAGCAGCTGA